The stretch of DNA AATCCCGCGGTATTGGATCACCGCTTGCGCGCCCGCATTGTAGGCGGCGAGGACGAGTGGCAGATCGTTGTCGAACTGGTCCATCAGCGCGCGAAGATGTCGCACGCCGGCCTCGATGTTCTCCCGCGGATCGAAGGGATCGCCCACCCCGAGCAGTGCCGCGGTCGCAGGCATGAGCTGCATCAGCCCGCGGGCTCCTCGGCGGGAGACGGCCCGCGGGTCGAAGCTGGATTCGACCTCGATGATCGCGGCAATCAGATCCTCCGCGACCCCGTAACGAGTGGCGACGTCCTTGATATGGCAATCGATCCCCATGGCGCGCATGCTCTGGAGCCGGGCGGGAGGATTGACCGCAGCGCACTCGACCGGAGGCGTCTCATCCGCGGAGC from Candidatus Methylomirabilota bacterium encodes:
- a CDS encoding lytic transglycosylase domain-containing protein, whose amino-acid sequence is MAVIPGYMVSLSGSADETPPVECAAVNPPARLQSMRAMGIDCHIKDVATRYGVAEDLIAAIIEVESSFDPRAVSRRGARGLMQLMPATAALLGVGDPFDPRENIEAGVRHLRALMDQFDNDLPLVLAAYNAGAQAVIQYRGIPPYPQTRQYVSRILRQLNRDGTKTIRSEPGSRFRADHSVPTRAL